The sequence TGGCATATTCCGCTACGTGTGCGGGTCGTGGCTGGCGTGATCCATTTCGGGTATTGCGGTGTGATGATGGGTTTACTGCGTGGCATGTGGGGCCGCTGGCGATGGTTTTAGATGGGCGTAAAAAAGCCCGCGCGCGGCGGGCTGATTGGGCGAGATCGATTAGCCGATCACAGGGGAATATTTATCACGTAATCCGTCTGATTTGGCCCCAGTGGCGGTGATGCTCCCTGCGTTCAGTGGGCCATCAGTATTGGTATGAGTATGTGCGGCGGTCAGTGCTGCCAGCTCTTTCACCACATCCAGCGTATCGATCATGAGGGCCATCACGTTAATCTGCTGGCTACCAATCCACACCACCGGCGCTATCACATCCTGCCGGGCAGCGGCGATACTGCTGCGGATATTGCCAATCTTCTCTATCAAATCCTGCCCCACATCGGTGGTGAAGGTTTTGCCCACTTTGGCCATGTAACTGGCTTGGGTGGCCAGACTGTAATCTCCCTCGCTAATCTGCTGGATAGCACCGGCCAGTAAGGTGGCCGTCCCCAGCACCGTGGTTTTATCGGTGGCCTGAACGGTGGTTTCACGGGCCACCAGTGTGCGGGTTTCATCATCGGCGGTAATCACCCGGCTCATGGATTCCTCACGAATCACCTGATCGGTTTTGCGCTCCCAATCCCCCGCCACCGTCACCCGCTGCGATACGCCATCACGCTGTTGCTGTAGCTGTTCACCCGGCAGCACCGTGGGCAGATTATTGCCCTGTGATAGCGTCTGGCGCCGCCTTGCCATCATCATCCAGCAATTGCAGATTAACGGCATAGCGGGGCCGGAACGGGTCGGCCATATCACCGCTGGTCACTGCTTCGCTTGGCCCCTCAACACGGGCCATTTTTGGCAGATGTAACCCGGCTGATAGCTCCGGGCACCGATTACCGCGATATCTGGTATGACAATGAGTATGACCATTACACCCTGCCGATTGACCGGCTGGCGCTGGCACAATTGATAAATCTTAATGGCCAACATGGCGGCGTGATTTATGCCCGTAAAAATATGGTGGCATCGGATTACCAAAGCGGTGGCCTGACCCATGAAGAGATTGAAGCCGCTATTTTTGATTATTTTACCTTTGGTGATGTGGGCATTCTGAAAATCCGTAATGGCTGGGGTAACGTCATTGGTCTGGCCCCCTTACCGGCGCTGTATACCCGTATCCGCAAAAGCGGTGAATACGTGGTATTGCAGGAGGGTGAACCTCTTGTTTACCCGGAAAATGAGGTCATTTTTCTCAAACAATACGACCCGCAACAACAGGTTTATGGCCTGCCGGATTATATCGGCGGTATCCACTCCGCATTGCTCAACAGTGAAGCGGTGATTTTCCGTCGCCGCTATTACCACAATGGGGCGCACACTGGCGGTATTTTATATACCAGTGACCCGTCAATGACCGATGAAGTGGAGGAAGAAATTGAACGCCAGCTAGCTGACAGCAAAGGGATTGGTAATTTCAGCACCATCTTGGTCAACATCCCGAACGGTGACCCGGAGGCGGTGAAATTCATTCAGATGGGGGATATCAGCGCCAAAGATGAGTTTGCCAATGTGAAAAATATCAGTGCGCAGGACATTCTCAATGCTCACCGCTTCCCGGCTGGGTTAGCCGGGCAGATACCGGAAAATGCGGCGGGTTTAGGTGATCCGGAAAAAGCGCGGAACACCTACCGAAAAGATGAAATTTCACCAGTACAACGGCGCTTTAGTGCAGCCATCAGTGCCGATCCAGAGATCCCGGCACATCTACAGCTAAATTTTGATGCACAAATAGCAAACTCAGGTGCACCATGAGAGTAAACACGTTAAAATTCTATAGGTTAGCCACTTGGGGAGCCAGAAACATGCGAGTGATGAAAGTTTTATGCCCCGAATGCGGTGGCGCAGCGATTATCCGAAAAACCAACCGTAAACACCGGCAAATTTCAGATTTATATTGCGCCTGCAATGATGTGGAGTGTGGTCATACTTTCGTGATGAATGTGACCTTTTCCCACACCATTAGCCCCAGCGCCAAGACCGGGGATAAGCTGATCAAAACCGTTGTCGATTCTATGAACCCACAGCAGCGACAAATGATGCTCAGCTTGTTGCAAGGTAGTGCATCTGCCGCCATTGGATTTGATGCTGCCCCCAATCGAGGATAGGATGAGTTTGGATGCAGCAGACTGATTTTCCAGACATCCAGCTACCGAGTTGTTATTGTTTCGGTCGTGGCCAAGCCCGGTAAAGGCGTTCTGAATACCAGAAGAAATTCTGGCGAAACCCACCATAAGGTGGGTTTTGTTATTTTAGGGGTGAACCTATCCGGTAATAAAGATGGTCACTAGCGCAAGTTAAGCCATTTCTTGTGGCTCATGAGTATCTCGCTCATAAGTTCTGCGTAACACGTCAATCTGTTGCCATAAAATAAGCGAGAGAACTTCTTTTGTATCTGCTCGATCAAGGGTGACGATGGCGTAAATCAGGGCGCGGCAGTGGTCGATTAGTTCTTCTAATTCGCGGGGCGAATCATCGTACATGGCGCACCTCCAACAGGAGGGTGATAGGGAGCGATACAGGTGGGTAAGTAATGGTATTGCAAGGGGGCTTAGTCGTCGAATCCATGATGACAACCTCTCAGTTGAAGGTGGTTAAACTCACCGCCCGAGGTTCCAATCTCTTAATGGGTGGTGAACTGAGCAAGGTTGGAACTACCGGTCAACAGAGAATCCGGCGCATCTTGCGATGCCCCTGCCCAGCTCACCATTGATTACAGATGTAGCCGTGCTCCGCACATAATAACCGCTTACGCAGTTATGCGCCCTGTTGAAATACGGGGTTCCAAACCCGGCAGCAGATTTTTCCGCTGCGGCGTGACTATAGCCCAACCGCGATCCACTGTGCAATTGACCAGTATCATTTTAGGACAAACATTTTTTTTGCTGTAAAAATAGCGAGTTATTGAGGCA comes from Yersinia bercovieri ATCC 43970 and encodes:
- a CDS encoding phage portal protein is translated as MADVTRLIAPGTDYRDIWYDNEYDHYTLPIDRLALAQLINLNGQHGGVIYARKNMVASDYQSGGLTHEEIEAAIFDYFTFGDVGILKIRNGWGNVIGLAPLPALYTRIRKSGEYVVLQEGEPLVYPENEVIFLKQYDPQQQVYGLPDYIGGIHSALLNSEAVIFRRRYYHNGAHTGGILYTSDPSMTDEVEEEIERQLADSKGIGNFSTILVNIPNGDPEAVKFIQMGDISAKDEFANVKNISAQDILNAHRFPAGLAGQIPENAAGLGDPEKARNTYRKDEISPVQRRFSAAISADPEIPAHLQLNFDAQIANSGAP
- a CDS encoding ogr/Delta-like zinc finger family protein, coding for MRVMKVLCPECGGAAIIRKTNRKHRQISDLYCACNDVECGHTFVMNVTFSHTISPSAKTGDKLIKTVVDSMNPQQRQMMLSLLQGSASAAIGFDAAPNRG